The genomic region CTGGCCCTGGCACCTACCGACGAAGCCCTCGACGCGCTGCGCAACGCCCGCGCAATGCTGCCTTTTAACGAAGACCTGCGGCTGGCCGAATCCCGGCTCGGCGATGCCCGCTCGCGCATGGAGCAGGCCGGAACGCCGGACCAGGTGGCCGACGAATTGTCCGGACTCATGGTCGCCTGGCTCGACGACGACAAAGCCGCGGAAGTGAACGTGGGAGATGCCGGATGCAATTATTCCACCGGAGAAATCATCGCCATCGTCATCGGCCTGATTCTGGGCATTATCCCCGGATTGATCCTGCTCGTCGTGCTCTGTTGACGGGCTGCCGCCCACCGAAAGGAATATCAATCCAGCCGATCCTTTAACCGCTCGTACTGCTCCAGCGCTTCGGGATTGGCCAGAGCGTGCCGGTTTTTTACCGGGTGCCCATGCAGAATGCAGCGCACCGCCAGCTCGGCGATTTTGCCGTTCCGGGTCCTGGGAATGTCGGTCACCTGAAGGATTTTTGCCGGCACGTGATGAGGCGAAGCATTCTGCCGGATCCGTTGCCTGATCTTCATCGCCAACGATTCGGTCAACTCCGCTCCGGGACGCAGGATCACGAATAAGATGATCCGGCAGTCGCCGTCGATTTCCCGTCCGACCACCAGGCTTTCCAGAACCTCGTCGATCTGCTCCACCTGCCGGTAGATCTCGGCGGTGCCGATGCGTATGCCGCCGGGGTTCAGCACCGCATCGGAGCGGCCGTAGATGATCATGCCGCCGCTTTCGGTCAACTCGACATAATCGCCGTGCCGCCAGACACCCGGATAGTTGTCGAAATAGGCCGCGCGGTACAGCTTCTGATCGGGATCGTTCCAGAAACCGACCGGCATCGACGGAAACGGCGACTTGCAGACCAGCTCGCCTTTCTCTCCACGCAAGCACCGGCCGTTCTCGTCGTAAACATCAACGTCCATGCCGAGCCCGCGGCACTGGATTTCTCCCCGCCGCACCGGCAGGATCGGGCAGCCGAGCACGAAACAGGAAATGATGTCGGTGCCTCCGGAAATCGACGACAGGCAGACGTCGTCTTTGATCGAGCCGTAGACGAAATCGAACGATTCCGGAGCCAAAGGGGATCCCGTGGATAAAATCGTCTTGAGCGACGACAGATCGTGGGTTTGTTTGGGATGAATCCCGGATTTTTTGACCGCGTCGAGGTATTTGGCGGATACGCCGAAGACGCCGATCCCGAACTCGTCGATCAGATCGAACAGCGCGCCGGCTTCGGGATAAAGCGGCGAGCCGTCGTACAGCACCAGTTCCGCGCCGGACGCAAGTCCCGAAGCGAGCCAGTTCCACATCATCCAGCCGCAGGTGGTGTAATAAAACAGGCGGTCGCCGGGCTGTACGTCGACGTGTAGCAAATGCTCTTTCAGGTGCTGGATCAGCGTGCCGCCGACGCCGTGGACGATGCCTTTCGGCGGCCCCGTGGTGCCGGAAGAATACAGGATGAACAAGGGATCGTCGAACGCCCTCGGCACGAACTCGATCGGCCGGTCCGCCGGAAAACCGGCCAGATAGTCCTGCCAAAGCACGGCGGGCCGCTCTATTCTGCCCGGCTCGCGGTTAAGATAAGGAACCCATACGGTTTTTTGCACCGACGGCAGCGCGTCCAGCAGCGGTTCAATCCGGTCGGTTCGATCGAAAGTCTTGCCGTTGAAAAAATAGCCGTCGGAGACGAACAAGATTTTGGGTCCGATCTGGCCGAAACGGTCAATAATACTCGGCACCCCGAAATCCGGCGAACAACCGCTCCACACCGCGCCGAGGCTGGCGGCCGCCAGCATCGCGATCAGGGTTTCGGGCAGATTGGGCAGGACGCCGGTCACGCGGTCGCCGGGCCTGACGCCGTCTTTTTGCAGCGCCTGAGCGAGCCGGGCAACCTCGCGGTAAAGTTCATTGTCGTCAAACCGGCGGGTTTCGCCGTTTTCGCCGCGAAAAACGAGGGAAAACCGGCGCCGGCTGCAGGGAATCAGCAGATTTTCCGCGTAATTGAGCCGGGCTTCCGGAAACCATCGGGCGCCGGGCATTCGCTTTGGATGCTCCAGGACGACCGATCCTTTCACTGAAGATCGGATGCCGGCAAAGTCCCACAGCAAATCCCAAAAATCGGCAGAATGTTCGATGGACCAGCGGTAAAGCTCGGGATAGCCGTTGACGTTGACCCCGTACCTGTCCCGCACCGAAGTCATGAAACGGGTGATGTTGGCGTTGTCCCGCCGCCCGGCCGAAGGCCGCCAAAGAACCGGATTCACGTTGTTCCCCAGAAGCTGAACACATGGCTGAGAGTAAAAGGGACGGGTTAAGTTCAGGCCGGCTTTATTCGTATTGGCTCAAACTTGATCGTACAATTTTCAAAATCGATCGCAACCAAGCCGTACAATTCGCTGAACAGCCGGCTTCGGCCAATTGCAGCCGTTCAGGTACGTTGTGCCGGGTGGCCGGTAATTGGCCAAACCGCGCCGCGCATCAGTGTTATTTTTGACGGCATCAAATAATAATCCATTCTGGTGTGGTCAACCTTAGGATTTGAATTAACGGCCACATTTCTCATCGTAATTCATTAAAGAAAGTGTCTAGTTGACCTTGCGACTTCTCGAGTGCATCTCCAATTTCTGACATCGGTTTGATCAGTTTGAATCGCCGTTTTACACCTTGTCCTCGCCACGGCTCCTCTTCCAAAACTTTCTCCGAGAGCAATAAAGGCAGAAGTTCATCGAAAAACAATGTTGAATATCTATTTCCGAGTCTGAGGCGAATGAAGTCTTCATCAACATAGGTATGCCGAAGAAATACTCGAAGAAAACGCTCTAGTAGTCAGTCAATTTAAATCAAAAGGATATATTGGGCTTGTAAGTCACTCTATAGTGGCATTGATGGTTACTGATTGAGGTCAAGCAATGCCAGCTCTTAAATACAAAGTCAATCTGACTGAAGACGAAAAGCGTGGCTTGGAAGCCATGATCAACAAAGGAAAAGCCGCGGCACGCCATCTGACACGCGCGCGAATTTTATTAAAAGCGGCAGCGGGTATTCAGGATAAAGACATTATCCAAGCTTTGGGTGTCTCGGAATCAATGGTGTTGACGACGCGCCAACGGTGTGTGGAAGAAGGCCCGGAAGCCGCCCTGAAAGAACGCCCCCGTCCAGGACGTGCCCCAAAACTGACGGAGAAGCAGGCCGCCCATATTATCGCCTTGGCTTGTAGTGAGGCGCCGACAGGGCATGATCACTGGACCTTGCGGTTGTTGGCGGACAAAGTGGTGGAATTAGCGTATGCCGACCGTTGCAGCTATGAAACCATCCGTCAGCTTTTAAAAAAACACTCTCAAACCCTGGCAGAAGCAAGAGTGGTGCATTCCCGAGGTGAGTGCTGAATTTGTCGCGGCGATGGAAGACGTGCTGGACCTTTATGAAGAACCCTACGATCCGTTGCGCCCGGTTGTGTGTTTCGACGAAAGTCCGAAGCAACTCATTGCGGAAGTCCGCCAACCTCTCCCGCCTGAGCCCGGTCAACCGGCCCGCTATGACACCGGCTATGAACGGAAAGGCGTCTGCGATTTGATGATGATCTGCGAACCTAAACGCGGTTTTCGGCAGGTGGACATCACCGCGCGGCGGACCAAAATCGAATTCGCGCACAGCATGAAGCATATCGCTGAACTTTATCCGGACGCGGCGGTGATCCGGGTGGTGCTGGACAATCTGAATACCCATAAAATGGCGTCTTTGTATGAAGCCTTTCCAGCAGAGCAAGCCCGTGAATTGGCGCGACGGCTGGAGTTCCACTACACGCCCAAGCATGGCAGTTGGCTAAACATCGCTGAGATCGAACTGGCCGTCTTGTCGAACATGTGTTTATCACAGCGGATACCGGACACAGAGAGCCTCCGGCGTGAGGTCGAAGCCAATATCCTACCGCGCAACACCAAGGCGACGCCCGTCAATTGGCGATTTACGACGCAACAGGCACGACGTAAACTGGCTCGCCTGTATCCTTGTGTTTCTTCGTGACTGACTACTAGTAACTTAACACGGTTATCCGGTGCCTCTAAAGGTTCAACTTTTTCGTCATTCTCACCAAGAGATGCGCCGACTTTTCGCAAGGTCTCTAAAATAAGTTTTGGATCGAATATTTGCTCTTCATCGGGTCTCGTTATTAGTGAATTAATCTTGCATTCAACGAAGGTACACCCTGTTAAAGACTCTGAAGTGTCTAGTTCAAGGCGCTCAAACTCACAATTCGTGAACTCAACCTTTAATTGGGTATTTCTTGATAGTAGCGTTGGCTGAAAATGGCAGCTATCAAAGTGAATGTGCCGAAGTGCACGTTCGGTAAGCGCCCCAACAGAAAATATCATTCCTTTAAGGTTTACTTCGTTTTCCTTTGTCTGTGTGCACTCTGCAAGACGAATTGCCAAAGAACCACAGTTCTCTTTACAAAACGAAAAGCTGATTTCCGACTGGTTGATACTTACTATCATTTGCAACGCTTCTTCTAAATTGGCATTATGCCTAACCATGTATTGAATCGACTGCTCAAGAGTTGCCGTCGGAACAAGATTTACGGAAAGGAAAGTATGAAGTTCTGTACGAGAACTACCACTCAGAATATGTCCGAGAGCTTCCCCTAGATAAAAACTCAGGAAATCTTCATGATCGAAGCCAACGCCTTGGCCACGAGATGTTTCGGTTGACAAAAGGGAATGCTGCTTGATTCTCTCTTTTATTTGTCGTGTTACAGACCCTCCCTTTTTCAGAGCTTCGCAATAGATATCGACGACAATATCCAGGACATCATAGCGTAATGAGTTCGTAGACGAATGCCACATTTCGAGTGCAATCTGGGACAAAAGTTGATGATGTTCACTTGGCTTAAGCAAGGGCTCCATCACGTCGCCGGATACTCTGGCAAGCCATTTTTCAGAAGCCTCACGTTTTACAATGGCATCTACGAAAGTGAAGAAATAGTCATGCGGATTCGTTCCCAGTAAGTCAACTAATTCTGCTCGGCCATTTCCCTCAACGACATCGAACAGACGCCGCACAAGCACCGCCCTCGTAAGTAAGGGATGATCAGGACTCAAGCGGGCCGAAACGATTTCATATATGGCATCGGGCGAGTCAACTTTCCGAAGCTTTCCATACTCACAAAACTGGTCTTCGCTCCATCGCGAAATTGCGAGGCGCGAGAAAGCGACGGAGCGATCACCTATAGCGTCGAAGAGCCTTGCCTGCGTGCGAAAGCTTAAGTACTCGAAAAATGCTTTACGTGCGGCAACGAAAACGGAACCAGAAGAGTCTAATTTCTGAAGAAGATTCCCGAGAGCCGAGATTGCTTCCCCCTTAGATCCTTCGACAAGCATCTCCTCGTATCCGTCGAAGGCGGGCACAACAGCCCCAATTCGCACGAGTTCGATGAAGGCGTCAAAATATAGGTAATTGAAACGTAATTTATTGACCAGTGCAGCAATCACGGAGTCATCAAAAGTTAGGAAGGACCTACCGCTTAAAGGAATCGGAACCAAAAGGGATTGTACTTTCTTCTCTTTGTACCGTTGAGCTTGTATCTGCGCCGCACGATTGATTACTGTCGTTTTTCCTTCCCCTGCATCTGATGTTAAGTAGTCGTCCCTGATTAATTCATAAGAAATTGATTAATATCATATAAATGGATATTTATGAGGTCAAAAATTGCAAGAAAATGTTAAAATGGGTTTTATTTTCTTGCAAATTTTCACCGAAAAATGAAGCCCAAACGTCCTCAGGAAGTTGTGCAAAATGACCTTTTCAAAACTCGCCTGGACGAGTTTTTGAACCCGAAACATGAACTTTATCGATTGGCCAGCAAAATAGACTGGGCTCGGCTGGACGAAGAATTCGGCCCGTTTTTTGAAGCAGAACAAGGCGCCCCGGCGTTGTCGACCCGTTTGATCGCCGGATTGCATTATCTGAAACATGCGGAAGGTTTATCGGATGAAGCGGTCGTTAAACGCTGGGTTGAAAACGGTTATTGGCAGTACTTTTGTGGCGAAACCTTTTTTCAGCATGAGGTTCCCTGTCATCCGACCTCGCTGACGAAATGGCGGCAACGGATCGGTGAAGCCGGCTGTGAGTGGCTGTTGTTATTGACGATCGAGGCGGGCGTCGCTACCCGGACCGTGAAGAAACGAGATTTTCAATCGGTCACCGTCGATACCACCGTTCAGGAAAAAGCGGTTGGCTTTCCGACGGACGGCAAGTTGTACGAAAAATGCCGTCGGGAGCTGGTCAAGCTGGCTGGACAACACGGGCTGCCCCTGCGACAGAACTACAATAAAAAGGCACCGCTGCTGTTAGTGCAATCGCATCGTTATTCATCATGCCAAGCAAATGAAGCGTAAGCAAAAAGCCCTGAAGCAACTGAAAACCCCTGGTCGGTCGTGTTTATCGGGATATCCTGCGGCAACCTGCCGCAACAGGAGCTGGCCGCGCAAAGGGGGCTTCAGGACCGCCCTGGCCAAAACCCAGCGGATTATGAATCAGAAACGCACCCGACAAAAACAAACTCTACAGCTTTCATGCACCGGAAGTGGAATGCATCAGTAAAGGGGAAAGCACACAAAAAATACGAGTTCGGCGTCAAAGTCGGCCATCACGGTGACCATAAAAGTAATTTCGTGCTGGGCGCCAGGAGCTTTCCCGGCAATCCTTATGACGGCGATACCTTGTACTCCTGCCTGGAACAAGCTGAAATCCTGAGCGGTACCCGAGCCAAAGAAGCTTTTGTGGATTTGGGCTATCGGGAGCGAGAAATACCCGGTGTCACCCTGTACAAGTCAAGGCAAAAACGGGGAGTCCATACCCGACGGTTGAAAACCGCGTTAAAACGGCGCAATGCCATCGAGCCGGTGATTGGACACATGAAGAACGATGGGCTTGCTGAGCAGAAATTACCTGAAAGGCCAACTCGGTGATGCCATGAATGCCGTTCTCTGCGCCGCTGGACACAACATGCGTTTAATCCTCAGGCGGTTGAGGATTTTTTGGCCGGAAATCGGGGAAGCCATCTGCCGGTTTTTACAAAATAAAACGGTTCAGGAATCTGTTTATGTTTCCTAATGAGCTGTTTTTTTCAAAAAAATGACTTTTTCAGGGACGACTAAGTACAGGACAGACGTTGCACCCGGAACAGCATTTGTTACTTGTTTTAGAAGCGTCTCAACTACATCGTTCACCTTTTCATCTGCTTCATCCCCTTCAGATAAATCAGGAGAAATCAATCCTGAGGGTGTAACAAAAGGCGACTTTGCAGCTACTTCGGTATTGGTAATAATTCGGTCCGCTAGTTGTGGAAGGCGCGCCACACGTTTAATGATCCAGGATCTGGCCGAGTATTCTTGACCATTTTCAACAATCGAAAGTTGCCTATCTTCTCCCATTGAATATCGGACGGTCGCATCGATTACATCGTCACGAATTTGAGCCACGACCCTTCCCGCTCTGATGTCGACGTCTGATGGTTCATCAGCAAACGCAGTTAAAATTCTTCTGAACTCGTTGATATCCATGTTATTACCTTAAACACTAACCTGTTGATAAAAGCGCTTACTGTCTGTACTAAGCGTACTCATGAGGTGCCGTTGAGTCTTCCAACCTGGTCTAGGATGCAGATGGATAATGTTGCACCTAGTAGTCAGTCACGAAGAAACACAAGGATACAGGCGAGCCAGTTTACGTCGTGCCTGTTGCGTCGTAAATCGCCAATTGACGGGCGTCGCCTTGGTGTTGCGCGGTAGGATATTGGCTTCGACCTCACGCCGGAGGCTCTCTGTGTCCGGTATCCGCTGTGATAAACACATGTTCGACAAGACGGCCAGTTCGATCTCAGCGATGTTTAGCGCAACTGCCATGCTTGGGCGGTGTAGTGAACTCCCAGCCGTCGCGCCAATTCACGGGCTTGCTCTGCCTGGAAAGGCTTCTACAAAGAAGGCGCCATTTTATGGGTATTTCAGATTGTCCAGCACCACCCGGATCACCGCGCGCGTCCGGATAAAGTTCAGCGATATGCTTCATGCTGTGCGCGAATTCGATTTTTGGTCCGCCGCGCGGTGATGTCCACCTGCCGAAAACCGCGTTTAGGTTCGCAGATCATCATCCAAATCGCAGACGCCTTTTCCGTTCATAGCCGGTGTCATAGCGCGGCCGGGTTGACCGGCTCCAGGCGGGAGAGGTTGGCGGACTCTCCGCAATGAGTTGCTTCGGACTTTCGTCGAAACACACAACCGGGCGCAACGGATCCGTAGGGTTCTTCATAAAGGTCCAGCACGTCTTCCATCGCCGCGACAAATTCAGCCACTCACCTCGGGAATGCACCACTCTTGCTTCTGCCAGGGTTTGAGAGTGTTTTTTTAAAAGCTGACGGATGGTTTCATAGCTGCAACGGTCGGCATACGCCTAATTCCACCACTTTGTCCGCCAACACAACCCGCAAGGTCCAGTGATCATGCCCTGTCGGCGCCTCACTACAAGCCAAGGCGATAATATGGGGCGGCCTGCTTCTCCGTCAGTTTTGGGGCACCGTCCTGGACGGGGGCGTTCTTTCAGGGCGGCTTCCGGGCCTTCTTCCACACACCGTTGGCGCGTCGTCAACACCATTGATTCCGAGACACCCAAAGCTTGGATAATGTCTTTATCCTGAATACCCGCTGCCGCTTTTAATAAAATTCG from Methylosarcina fibrata AML-C10 harbors:
- a CDS encoding helix-turn-helix domain-containing protein, encoding MPALKYKVNLTEDEKRGLEAMINKGKAAARHLTRARILLKAAAGIQDKDIIQALGVSESMVLTTRQRCVEEGPEAALKERPRPGRCPKTDGEAGRPILSPWLVVRRRQGMITGPCGLCWRTKWWN
- a CDS encoding acetoacetate--CoA ligase, whose translation is MNPVLWRPSAGRRDNANITRFMTSVRDRYGVNVNGYPELYRWSIEHSADFWDLLWDFAGIRSSVKGSVVLEHPKRMPGARWFPEARLNYAENLLIPCSRRRFSLVFRGENGETRRFDDNELYREVARLAQALQKDGVRPGDRVTGVLPNLPETLIAMLAAASLGAVWSGCSPDFGVPSIIDRFGQIGPKILFVSDGYFFNGKTFDRTDRIEPLLDALPSVQKTVWVPYLNREPGRIERPAVLWQDYLAGFPADRPIEFVPRAFDDPLFILYSSGTTGPPKGIVHGVGGTLIQHLKEHLLHVDVQPGDRLFYYTTCGWMMWNWLASGLASGAELVLYDGSPLYPEAGALFDLIDEFGIGVFGVSAKYLDAVKKSGIHPKQTHDLSSLKTILSTGSPLAPESFDFVYGSIKDDVCLSSISGGTDIISCFVLGCPILPVRRGEIQCRGLGMDVDVYDENGRCLRGEKGELVCKSPFPSMPVGFWNDPDQKLYRAAYFDNYPGVWRHGDYVELTESGGMIIYGRSDAVLNPGGIRIGTAEIYRQVEQIDEVLESLVVGREIDGDCRIILFVILRPGAELTESLAMKIRQRIRQNASPHHVPAKILQVTDIPRTRNGKIAELAVRCILHGHPVKNRHALANPEALEQYERLKDRLD
- a CDS encoding IS630 family transposase (programmed frameshift); translated protein: MPALKYKVNLTEDEKRGLEAMINKGKAAARHLTRARILLKAAAGIQDKDIIQALGVSESMVLTTRQRCVEEGPEAALKERPRPGRAPKLTEKQAAHIIALACSEAPTGHDHWTLRLLADKVVELAYADRCSYETIRQLLKKHSLKPWQKQEWCIPEVSAEFVAAMEDVLDLYEEPYDPLRPVVCFDESPKQLIAEVRQPLPPEPGQPARYDTGYERKGVCDLMMICEPKRGFRQVDITARRTKIEFAHSMKHIAELYPDAAVIRVVLDNLNTHKMASLYEAFPAEQARELARRLEFHYTPKHGSWLNIAEIELAVLSNMCLSQRIPDTESLRREVEANILPRNTKATPVNWRFTTQQARRKLARLYPCVSS